GTCCGAGTCAGGATCAGCATGAGGGTACTGGTGATCACGAAGTCCATGCTGATCGCGAGGCCATAGGCGGCAGAAAGATGTTCCGATCCGCCAAACACCACCACCACCAACGCCACCGCACAGAACAACAGGCCGTTGACCGCTGGCACATAGATCTGTCCAGAGGCAGAAGGCGAAGTGTGAACCATCTTCATGTGTGGGAGATAGCCCAGGCGAGTGGCTTGGCGCGCATTGGAGTACGCACCAGAAATGACGGCTTGGGATGCAATGAGGGTTGCCAACGTGGCGAGTACCACTAGCGGGACAGTCAACCCTGAAGTGACCAGCATAAAGAAGGGATTAGCAAGCGCTTCCGGGTTGACGATGAGCAGAGCACCCTGACCCAAGTAATTGAGGATCAGCGCGGGCAATACCACCACAATCCACGTGGCTTGAATCGGCTGGCGCCCAAAGTGGGAGACGTCCGCGTATAGCGCTTCCGCACCGCTTACTGCCAGCACGATGGCGCCCAGAGCAATGAATGCGGTACCCGGATGGTGGCTCACAAACTCCATTGCCTCAATGGGAGAGAGTGCTAGGAGGATTCCAGGGTGGCTCACCACATGGGGGATGCCCATGGCGGCCAAGGCCAGGAACCATGCCAACATGACTGGGCCAAAGACTCTTCCGATCCCGGCCGTGCCTATCCGCTGGATATAGAACAGCGCTGCAAGAATCACCAAGGAAACCGGCACCACAATGTTCGGCATGGTTGGGAATGCGACCTTGAGGCCCTCCACCGAAGACATCACAGAGATGGCGGGCGTGATAACAGAATCGCCAAAAAAGAGAGCCGCACCAAACGCGCCGAGGGCTGCCACGGCCGCGGTAGATCGAGTGTTCGGCTTAAGGAACCGCCGAACCAAAGTGGAGAGTGCGAGGATTCCGCCGACGCCGTCGTGATCAGCTCGAAGAACAAAACCCACGTACTTGAAAGTTACGATGATAAGAAGGATCCAGATGATGCAGGAAACCACACCTACGATGTCCTCGTTCGTGAGGGCAATTGCGCCGTCGCCAAGTGTGAAGACGGTTCGCATGACGTATAGGGGGCTGGTTCCAATATCACCAAAAACCACGCCCAGTGCGGCCAGTCCGAGGACGGGCGTACTGGCGTGCCCATGTGCAGTGCGCGAAGGCGCTCCCGCGGCAATCATTTGAGCCACGGCCGGTAACACTACTCCTATACTTGCAGACGTCAACATCGCGGCGAAGTGACGAACAAGACCAGTGATAGAGACCACATGTTGATGTGGGAGAAAGTGGCGAAAACACGCCACTTTGCATGCTCGTTTGAGCGGAATCACAAGCTGAAGATCCGGCTTTGTGAGGCAACTCTACGTCTGGAGGGAAACTGTGCCAATAGGTCCCGAATAGGGCAACTCTTTATGGGGTTACACTGCCGGCTTCTCGGCACTCTGAATCCACATCTGCCGGAAAGGCGCCCGGTTCGGTGCTCGGGGTTCAGAAGCCACGTCTACACTTGGTGACTATGCAGAGCACACAGCAGGCCGACAACACGCCGAACACACAGCTCGAATACGCCCATGACTTGGCGGACTTCATAAGCGCATCACCCTCTTCTTACCACGCGGCCCGGCAGATTGCCTGCAGGCTGGATAAGGCTGGATTCTCCCAACAGATGGAAGACGAAGAGTGGAGCGCCACACCCGGCGGCCACTACTTGGTTCGCGGCGGGGCCGTGATGGCTTGGCGCGTGCCGGAAGGCGCCGGGCCGCACAACGCATTTGCCATTGTCGGATCGCACACCGATTCACCCAGCTTCAAAGTCAAGCCCTCACCCAACTCCGTACACAGCGGGTTCGCGCAGATCAACGTGGAAACCTATGGCGGCCTGCTGTACAACTCGTGGCTCAACCGTGAACTAGGCTTGGCTGGGCGAATCGTCACGGTAGACGGTGAGGAGCACCTCGTCACTACTGGCGCCATCATGGTTATTCCCCAGTTGGCACCGCACCTAGACCGCGCAGCCAACAAGGAACTCAAACTCAACCCGCAAACTCACCTCCACCCATTGTGGGCTTTGGGAGAGAAGGATCTTTTCGAGTTCCTCGCGGAACGCGCGGAGGTGCCTGCTGACGAAATCGCCGGAATGGACCTTTTCGCTTACGATACGCAGCCGCCCCAAATCATCTCTGATGAGTTCTTCGCTTCAGGGCGCCAGGACAACCTCGTCTCGGTGCACGCTTCGCTCACCGCGTTCATTGCCGCTGAACCCACCGAGGTTGCCGTGTTCTCCGCCTTCGATCACGAGGAAATCGGCTCTTCCACCACCACCGGCGCATGCGGCCCGATCCTTGAGACCACCCTGAAGCGCACAGCACTGGCACTTGGCGCCACCCAAGAGCAGTACTTCCAAATGCTTGCCCGTTCATCGTGCGTGAGCGCGGATGCCGGCCACTCCATCAACCCGAACTACCCGGAATACCACGATCCTGACCAACACCCGGTGATGGGCAACGGGCCAATGCTCAAGATCAATGCGAATCAGCGCTACGCCACCGATGCGCACGGGCAGGCGCTCTGGCTGCGCGCAGCATTCGCCGCAGGCCTTTCCACCCAGGAGTTCGTATCCAACAACGCTGTCAGCTGCGGTACCACGATTGGCCCGCTCACTGCCACGCGACTTGGTATTGAAACGGTAGACGTTGGCGTTCCACTGTTGTCTATGCATTCGGCCCGCGAACTATCCTCTATCCGTGATGATTGGGAGTTGGCCGAGATCCTGAAGGGGTACTGGTCTGTTGCCTAAGCATCCGATCTTTAACGCGGCACATGCCTTGGACCGTGCCGCCTTTGCGCATCCTGATCGCTCATCTCTCACGTATGGGGATCAGACGATGACGGTGGCTGAAGCCGCAGTTGCCACGCGCAAGCTTGCTCAGCTTTTTGCCCAGGCTGGCGTCACAGAGGGCGATCGGGTGCTCATGGCCGCCCGGAACTCTCCCTATCATCTGCTCGCGTTTGTGGCCTGTGCACGGCTGGGTGCCGTGTTTGTGCCAGTCTCATTCCGCCTTACGCAGTTCGAACTGCAGAACCTCGTGGACTTCTGTTCCCCGCGTGCGCTTATCTGCGAACCGGAGATTGCGGCGCGAGGTTCTTTCACATCCACCGGCACACTGCTGCATTTTGTGATTGACGACGACGTCAGCGCAGGCCCGCTTTCACCTGGCCTCCAGAACGGGTACTTGGCGCTCTCTGCCGCCATGTCGCCATTCGATGGATCATTTATCGCCGATAGTGAGCCTTCTGGCCACGATGAGTTGGGCGGACGGGAATACCCTGAGGGGCTTGCAGCGATTCTGTTTACATCGGGCAGTTCAGGTACGCCAAAGGCCGTCGAGTTGACACATGCCAACCTATGGTGGGGTTCTCAGAACTTCCGGAGTGGATTCGAGTATCGAAGCGATGAAAGTGTGTTGGCGGCAGCACCGCTTTCGCATATCGGTGGCTTCAACGGGACAACGCTGGACTTGTTCTCAAACGGCGGCCACGTTGTTGTCTCCCGCTACTTTCATCCGGCAGAAGTGCTGCGGCTCATCGAGGAGAAGCGCATCAACATTATGTTTGGCGTGCCCACGATGTACGGGGCACTGCTTGCGCAGCCCGACATCGCTACGCGGGATCTGAGCTCGTGGCGCTTGCCGTTAGTGGGCGGGTCTCAAGTGCCCGCCCCGCTCCTCGGTTCGCTGGCAGCCCTGGGATTGCGGCCCATCAATGTGTGGGGAATGACGGAGACCTCGGCTTCCGGTTCCTATCTGCCTTTCGAACACTGTGCTTCCCATCCGGGTTCGATTGGGCGGCCGTTTAGCAACATTGAGGCTCGGGTAGTTGATCCGGGAACCCTCACTGATGTGGCTGTAGGAGTGCCGGGCGAACTTGTAGTGCGCGGGCCATCGGTCACTCATGGATTCTGGCACGGGGATGATTACACAGCCGCCGCATTCGACAAGGGATGGTTGCGCACGGGCGACCTCTGCACCATGGACGCTGCAGGATTCCTCTCCATCGTCGGAAGGCTCTCTGAGCGGATTATGACCGGTGGTGAGGGGGTGTTCCCCTCTGAGATCGAAGAGGTCCTACGCCAGTACCCGGGGATCAGCGACGTAGTGGTGTGCGGTGTTCCCGATGAGGTATGGGGTGAACGCGTGGTAGCTGCCATCGCTGTGGATGAAGGCGCCAGTGAGCCAACGTTGGTGGATTTGCAGGCCTTTGCGGGGCAAGTGTTAGCGCGATACAAGATGCCGCGTGAGCTTGCAGTGGTCAAGGAGATCCCATTCACGAGCTCAGGCAAGGTTGACCGCGGTGCGGTGCGACGCCAGCTGTGGCAACATCCCGACTCACCTGATGCGCAATCACCAGCGTGACGCGTGGTGACGCGTCTCGACCTGCTGTAACGCGGCTCGACGTGCTGTAGCGCCCAAGTGATGGCTAGAGCGCCGCGAACTGCGGGTGTGCTGCAATCAATGAGTTGGCCTCCTGGCGCGCGGCCTTGGGTTCGGCCAAGTGCGCCAAGTTGGCGGGAATCTCCCATCCCTTCTTGGCCATGGCCATGCCGTACAAGCGCCCGGCCCGGTAAGAGGAGCGCACCAGTGGCCCGGCCATGATCCCTGCAAACCCGATCTTTTCACCCAGTTCCTTGAGATCCACGAACTCCTGAGGCTTGACCCAGCGATCGATGGGGTGGTGCAGGGGAGAAGGGCGCAGGTATTGGGTGATTGTGAGGAGATCACACGAGTTCTCATGCAGATCCACCATGGCCTGCTCAATCTCTTCACGAGTTTCGCCCATACCAAGGATCAGGTTGGACTTTGTAATGAGACCTTCCTCGGAAGCCATCGCGAGGATGTCCAGTGACCGTTCGTACCGGAAGGCCGGGCGAATCTTCTTAAAGATACGCGGCACGGTTTCAACGTTGTGTGCGAATACCTCAGGGCGCGATTCAAACACTTGCTTGAGCGCGGCAAGGTTCCCTTGGAAGTCATCCACCAAGAGCTCCACTCCCGTTCCCGGGCACAGCTTACGGATCTGACGGCACGTCTCTGCATAAATCCACGAAGCTCCGTCGGGCAGATCATCGCGAGCCACGCCCGTAACTGTGGCATATCGCAGGCCGAGCTGCTGTACTGATTCGGCCACCCGGCGCGGCTCATCACGATCTAGGGACGTGGGGCGGCCAGTGGCAATCTGGCAGAAATCGCAGCGCCGCGTGCACTGATCGCCGCCCACGAGGAACGTCGCCTCCCGGTCTTCCCAACATTCATAGATATTTGGGCACCCAGCCTCTTCACACACAGTGTGAAGAGACGAACCATGAACCAGCGAACGCATATCTGAATACTCTTCGCCCACAACTGCCGTAGTGCGAATCCACTCCGGCTTCTTCTCAATGGGGGTCTGAGCATTGCGTGCTTCGACTCGCAGCAGCTTGCGGCCTTCAGGAGCTAGTGGACTCATGATTCCTCACTTTGTGTGTGTCGGGATGCGGGAGATAGGTGCGGTGGCGCGGTTAGCGAAGCGGCCCAGCTCTGATTCGAGGTGCGGCAGGAGTGCAGCCGCCGCCTCTTCAAGCGATGCGGTGACGCCGAGTTCGTGCAGTGACGTTACGCCGGCGTCGTCCAAACCACAGGGCACAATCTGACCAAACTTGGCCAGATCCGTAGATACGTTGAAAGCTAAGCCGTGCATTGTGGCGTCGTCGGCAAATTTGATGCCAATCGCGCAAATCTTTCTATCTTCGACGCCGGGGCGGCAGATCCAGACGCCTGACCGCCCTTCAACTTGGCATGAATCGATCTCCCAGGCCTCATCTAGCGCTGCAATGATGGCGCGCTCAACTGCCCGGACAAAAGCGACCACATCGCGTGGCGCCCGCACCTTGATTATGGGGTAGATGACCAGCTGACCGGGCCCGTGATATGTGACCGAGCCACCGCGGTCCATCTGTATGACGGGGATCTCCTTGTTAGGGATGTCGGCGGGTTTGGTGCGCCGGCCCGCCGTATACGTATCTTTGGCTTCCCACACAATGAACGTGTCCGGGGCGGTTTGCGCCGCCACACGATCGTGTAGGTCACGTTGATGGGAGTCTACGACCATGTAGTCCATAGGACCTTGGTCCAAGAAATCGGCTATGTCCACAGCTTGAGCTTACGCGAGCAGGCCACATGGTGTGCAACTGGACGGGTGGTTTTCACAGACTTCTGGGGGGCAAACGCAGGGAGGAGAACTGCCACTTTCTGCTATGTAGAACTTGCTAGAGCGCGGGCAGGCTGCCTTGATGTGAGGTACTAGCCATATTACGAAGCGTCGGGATTTGGCCACCTTTTGCCGCTCTTACGCGGAATTCTGGCGACCGCATTGTGGATTGGGCTGTTTCGTTGGTCCTGCCGAATGTGGATAGAATGATCAAATGCTTGAGGGCGCGCCACCGCGCTTCATTCGTGGAGCATCTGAGTTTGTTACCTGAAGGCGCGTGCTACTGCACCTGCGAAGTCTGGTTGCAACAAGCACGTACCATACATGCATCTAGCAGAAGGGCCGTTGTCCCGCCATTCCAAGGGCTTCGGTCTTCGAACAATTGGAAGGCCACTTCGTGGTTAGATACCTAATGAGAAGAGCGGCAAGCTGGTTTGTGATGGTTTTCCTCGCAACCAACATGACGTACTTCCTTGCCAACATCTTCTTGGACCCACGTGCCAATTATCTCGGTAGGCGCCCACCGCTTCCTGAATCACAGATCATTGCGGCTCTCGAGCCGATGAACTTGAGTCCAGAAGAACCAATTCTCAGCCGCTGGTGGACGTGGCTAACCAATATTCTCTTTCATTGGGATTGGGGCCAAGGCTTCTACGGTACTGGCAACGTGAATGCGGAAATCAGCCATCGCATGTGGGTTTCTGCTGAGCTCGTACTTGGTGCAACCGTTCTTTCTGTGGTTATCGGTGTTGCGATTGGTGTGTATACAGCATCACGGCAGTACCAGCGTGCGGATCGTCTATGGCAGGGCATTTCAGTTGTTGCCATGAACACCCACACTGTCGTGGCCTCACTCGTGCTTGTGCTCGCAGCCATCAAGATCAACTCGCTCGCTGGCACTCAGGTGTTCTTCGTAACCGGAGGCGCTGACGATACAATCACAGGCTTCTTCCCGGCGCTTCTGAATCTGCTGCAACGGCTCACGTTGCCCACGATTTCTCTGGTCTTCATTTCCTACGCCAGCTATCACATGACCCAGCGATCGCTGCTTCTGGACAACATTGAAATGGACTACGTCCGCACTGCTCGCGCTAAGGGCCTTACACGCCACGCAGCAATTCGTAAGCACGCGCTGCGCACCTCGATAATTCCGGTGGCAACCTCGGTTGCGTTTTCCGTTCCAGGCGTGTTCACCGGAGCAGTCATGACCGAGAACATCTACGCATGGCATGGAATGGGCGAATACTTGGTCCAGACGATTTCTCGAAACGACATACATGGTGTTGTGGCCACTGCTGCCTTCACGGCAGTTCTGACTGCGATTGGCGCGATCTTATCCGATATCTTCGTCGTAGCGCTGGATCCGCGAGTGAGGGTGAGCTGAAATGACTGACAATCGCGACAGAATGAAAGAAGCAGCTCTGAACGAGCCAGTCATGGATAATCTCGAAGAGTCTGGCACCACCACCGCTCTGGCTCAAGGTGGGAAGGATGCTACTTCGCAGAAGACGCCCGCACTGAAGAGTCCTGAAGTTGATACTCCTCCGAAGAACCTGTCCAAGATGGCGCTCTACCGCAGACGTTTTATGCGCAATAACACGGCGGTAGCCGGACTGATCGTATTCGTGATCCTTGCGCTCTTTGCCATTTTCGGCCAGTACATTACCCCGTGGGACTACCAGACTCCCGACTTCCTAGCGATTTCCCAACCACCGTCGGCAGTGCATTGGTTTGGCACAACAGGCGCTGGGAACGACCTATTCGCGCAGGTCTCGCATGGTCTGGGCCGGTCGATGATCATTGCCGTCGTGGTCTCGGCAGCCACGATGCTTCTTTCAGCATTCATCGGTGCTGGAGCCGCATTCTTTGGTGGCAATGTGGAAAAGGTTATCTTGGCCGTTATCCACTTTATGCTCCTGGTTCCGTCCTTCCTCCTCATCGCTTTGATGGTTTCGGGATCTGGCGGCAACTGGATCGTCCTGATGGTCGTCCTAACCCTGTTCGGCTGGATGTATCCAGCGCGAGTGATTTGGTCTCTCGCCATCTCAATTCGAGAACGCGAGTATGTCTCTGCCGCGCGTTATATGGGCGTTTCTAGCCCCCGCATCATTGCCCGCCATTTAGTTCCGAACATTGGTTCCCTGCTGATCATCAACTTTACGTTGGGCATTGTCTCAACAGTTATGAGTGAGACGTCCTTGTCCTTCCTTGGACTTGGCGTCAAACTCCCGGATGTCTCGCTCGGCAACCTCTTGACGGTCGGTGCTAATTCAATCCGGTCGGCTACCTGGACATTCTGGTTCCCAGCAGGTGCGCTTATGCTTCTGACGATTTCCGTCGCACTTATTTCTGACGGTCTTCGCGACGCACTCGACCCGAACTCGTCGGCTGGAGGCCGCGCATGACCGATCCTATTCTTTCAGTTAGAGATCTGACCGTTTCTTTCCCTTCGGAAGCGGGACGTGTTGACGCCGTTCGTGGTGTCAACTTTGACCTCATGCCACACAAGACTCTTGGCATCGTGGGCGAGTCTGGATCCGGCAAGTCGGTAACCTCTCTTGCCGTCATGGGCCTGCTTCCGCAGTACTCTTCGATAAGCGGCTCAGTTAAGCTGGGAAACCAGGAACTCTTGGGCCTCACCGATGAGGAGATGTCGGAGTACCGCGGCAAGGACATTGGGATGATCTTCCAAGATCCGCTTTCGGCCCTCACTCCGGTATTCGACATTGGCACGCAACTTGTGGAAGCTCTTCAAGCTCACGACAAGAGGATCTCGGACAAAGCGGCGCTAGCCCGCGCAGTAGAGCTCTTGGACTTAGTCGGTATTCCAAATCCGCAACGTCGCGTCAAGGCATTCCCACATGAGTTTTCTGGTGGTATGCGCCAGCGTGTAGTCATTGCGCAGGCAATTGCTAACAACCCACGCGTACTCATCGCTGACGAACCAACTACGGCTCTCGATGTGACCATTCAGGCTCAGATTCTTGAGGTCATTGCAAAGGCACAAGAGGAAACCGGCGCTGGCGTCATCATGATTACGCACGATATGGGCGTAGTCGCCGGGACTGCCGATGACGTCGTCGTCATGTACGCAGGTAAGCCAGTTGAGACTGGTTCCGTGGATGAAATCTTCCACGAGCCTCACATGCCGTACACGATCGGTCTTCTTGGTTCGATTCCGCGTGCGGACCGCAAGCGTGAAGATCCGCTCGTTCCGATTCACGGCAATCCACCTACGGTCATTGATTTTCCGGATGTTTGCCCATTCAACGAACGTTGCCCGATCGCCATTGATGCTTGTCGTGTCAAGGAGCCGCAGCTTGTAGCTGTCGGTTCAGGACGAGCAATTGCAGATAGCGTCGTCGTTGAAGGAACCGCGCTCAGTGCGCACGAAAATCAGGTCTTCATTCATTCGGCTGCGTGCATTCGTACAGGTGAGATTAAGGATGGCCAGATTGACGGTCACGATCTTTTCCCGGTGCCGGAGCGTCCTGAGGATTCACTTGCCGGTATGGCCCGTGAAGATCGTCCCGTTGTACTTAAGGTCAATAACCTAGTAAAGACGTTCCCGCTCATGAAGGGGTCGATCATGAAGCGTCGCGTTGGTTCGGTGTATGCCGTCAACGGGATTAGCTTCGAACTTCGCAAGGGTGAGACGCTCGCGATCGTGGGTGAGTCCGGTTCAGGTAAGTCCACCACGCTGCTTGAGGTCATGGATCTGGGAGCAGGTAAGGATTTGACCGGCGAGATTATTCTCGGCGGGACTGATGTAACCACACTCCATAGCCGCGAACGACGCCAGAAGCGCCGTAACATTCAGATGGTGTTCCAAGACCCGATGGGTGCTCTGGACCCGCGTATGACGGTCCGCGATATTATTGCTGAGCCGTTGACCGCTTTCGGCATGGATGGCGACGTTACTCCACGAGTACGCGAACTCATGGATACGGTGGGCTTAAAGCCCGAACAGATGGATCGGTTCCCGGGAGCGTTCTCCGGTGGGCAGCGTCAGCGCATTGGTTTGGCCCGTGCTCTGGCGACCAACCCTGAGATTATCGTTTTAGATGAACCCGTTTCCGCTCTTGACGTTTCGATTCAGGCAGACGTTATTAACCTGCTTGACGAACTCAAGCTGAAACTTGGGCTTTCCTACCTGTTCGTGGCGCATGATCTTTCCGTCATTCACCACATTGCTGACCGGGTTGCCGTCATGTACCTCGGCAAGTTTGTGGAGACCGGAACAGTAGCGGAAGTGTTCAGCAATCCTGAGCACCCCTATACGCAGGCGTTGCTCTCGGCTGTCCCGATTCCGGACCCCGATATTGAGCGCAATAGGAAGCGGACCATTCTGGTGGGAGATCTTCCAAGCCCAACGGACGATTTGCCTGGATGTGCGTTCCGGAGCCGTTGCCCGCTATACCAGATGCTCTCGGAAGAGCAGCGCCGGAAGTGCAACGACGTCACGCCAGCGCTCGTGTCGAAGCACGACGAGCTGGATCATGCGAACGCGTGCCACTACCGCTAGAAACCTCACGAGGCCGATGCTGATAGGCGCTGGGCTCGTGCCATTGTTAGGCAGTTCCGGAAGGTACTCTCCAATGCTGAAGTATTGAACGCGATCATGAGGCTAGATGAGTGGTGAGCATAAACCGCTGGTAGTACGAAGGCCAATATTTCGTCAAGAAAAAGCTAAGATAGTCCAGAATGTCCAAATGGTGGATGGAAAACGTGGACACCACGGGGTCGTTCACTAAGATCAGATACCTAACCAGTACCACTCAACTGGTTATTACATGAAGGGAATGTTCATGAAGAAGACAGGAATTGTTGCCGCGTTTGCGGTTGCTGCTCTGACACTTTCTGCATGCGGTGCTTCTGGTAGCAGCGACGGATCCTCGGGCAGCACCGATACGGGTTCCGCCACCGAGGTCGCCGCCGCTGACTATCTGCATGCAGACTATGACGAGCTTCAGGAAGGTGGCACGCTCACCCTAGCCATCACCGAGCTCGGCGAACAGCAGAACCCTTTCCAGCAGGATGGCACCAGCTACACAAGCTGGCTATGGTACTGGTACAACCCGCAGCTGGCTCTGTTCGCAGATGACGGTACGTGGAGCTTCAACCCCGATTACTTCGATGACGTCACGTCTGATGAGGTAGACGGCAACACTGTCGTAACCTACAAGATCAAGGACGAGGCCACGTACAACGATGGCACTCCAATTGACTACAAGGCATTCCAGACAACTTGGCAGGCCAACAACGGTACCGATCCGGATTACCTTCCTTCGGCGACCGACGGGTACGAGCGCATCAGCTCTGTAGAAGCAGGCTCCAGCGATAAGGAAGTTGTTGTCACATTTGACGGCATCTACGCTTGGTGGCAGGGCCTCTTCAATCTAGTTCTCAACCCGGCTGTGGATTCGGCTGATGCTTTCAATAACCTTTACATCAACACACTTCAGCCAGATTTGGG
The DNA window shown above is from Changpingibacter yushuensis and carries:
- a CDS encoding potassium transporter Kup, coding for MIAAGAPSRTAHGHASTPVLGLAALGVVFGDIGTSPLYVMRTVFTLGDGAIALTNEDIVGVVSCIIWILLIIVTFKYVGFVLRADHDGVGGILALSTLVRRFLKPNTRSTAAVAALGAFGAALFFGDSVITPAISVMSSVEGLKVAFPTMPNIVVPVSLVILAALFYIQRIGTAGIGRVFGPVMLAWFLALAAMGIPHVVSHPGILLALSPIEAMEFVSHHPGTAFIALGAIVLAVSGAEALYADVSHFGRQPIQATWIVVVLPALILNYLGQGALLIVNPEALANPFFMLVTSGLTVPLVVLATLATLIASQAVISGAYSNARQATRLGYLPHMKMVHTSPSASGQIYVPAVNGLLFCAVALVVVVFGGSEHLSAAYGLAISMDFVITSTLMLILTRTGWKWPLWKSALFWVGLSLVEWPILAANITKLVTGGWLPLSIALVMFFVMRTWHRGEQLVWKARTEREGSLVDFLADLEKHPVRRIPGTAIYPHSMISTTPVSLKLNTEINRTLHDHVVIVSIKSLPTPYAPKCDRVSFDKLDTTIPGIIHVTIKYGFMDRRNLETALLESKDDLGWRTWNLDKAWFMLSHLNVLNGPEPSMMWFRKRVFIWLTRVSASPPWTMLLPCARTTEISTRLTI
- the lipA gene encoding lipoyl synthase, which gives rise to MSPLAPEGRKLLRVEARNAQTPIEKKPEWIRTTAVVGEEYSDMRSLVHGSSLHTVCEEAGCPNIYECWEDREATFLVGGDQCTRRCDFCQIATGRPTSLDRDEPRRVAESVQQLGLRYATVTGVARDDLPDGASWIYAETCRQIRKLCPGTGVELLVDDFQGNLAALKQVFESRPEVFAHNVETVPRIFKKIRPAFRYERSLDILAMASEEGLITKSNLILGMGETREEIEQAMVDLHENSCDLLTITQYLRPSPLHHPIDRWVKPQEFVDLKELGEKIGFAGIMAGPLVRSSYRAGRLYGMAMAKKGWEIPANLAHLAEPKAARQEANSLIAAHPQFAAL
- a CDS encoding ABC transporter ATP-binding protein encodes the protein MTDPILSVRDLTVSFPSEAGRVDAVRGVNFDLMPHKTLGIVGESGSGKSVTSLAVMGLLPQYSSISGSVKLGNQELLGLTDEEMSEYRGKDIGMIFQDPLSALTPVFDIGTQLVEALQAHDKRISDKAALARAVELLDLVGIPNPQRRVKAFPHEFSGGMRQRVVIAQAIANNPRVLIADEPTTALDVTIQAQILEVIAKAQEETGAGVIMITHDMGVVAGTADDVVVMYAGKPVETGSVDEIFHEPHMPYTIGLLGSIPRADRKREDPLVPIHGNPPTVIDFPDVCPFNERCPIAIDACRVKEPQLVAVGSGRAIADSVVVEGTALSAHENQVFIHSAACIRTGEIKDGQIDGHDLFPVPERPEDSLAGMAREDRPVVLKVNNLVKTFPLMKGSIMKRRVGSVYAVNGISFELRKGETLAIVGESGSGKSTTLLEVMDLGAGKDLTGEIILGGTDVTTLHSRERRQKRRNIQMVFQDPMGALDPRMTVRDIIAEPLTAFGMDGDVTPRVRELMDTVGLKPEQMDRFPGAFSGGQRQRIGLARALATNPEIIVLDEPVSALDVSIQADVINLLDELKLKLGLSYLFVAHDLSVIHHIADRVAVMYLGKFVETGTVAEVFSNPEHPYTQALLSAVPIPDPDIERNRKRTILVGDLPSPTDDLPGCAFRSRCPLYQMLSEEQRRKCNDVTPALVSKHDELDHANACHYR
- a CDS encoding M18 family aminopeptidase; amino-acid sequence: MQSTQQADNTPNTQLEYAHDLADFISASPSSYHAARQIACRLDKAGFSQQMEDEEWSATPGGHYLVRGGAVMAWRVPEGAGPHNAFAIVGSHTDSPSFKVKPSPNSVHSGFAQINVETYGGLLYNSWLNRELGLAGRIVTVDGEEHLVTTGAIMVIPQLAPHLDRAANKELKLNPQTHLHPLWALGEKDLFEFLAERAEVPADEIAGMDLFAYDTQPPQIISDEFFASGRQDNLVSVHASLTAFIAAEPTEVAVFSAFDHEEIGSSTTTGACGPILETTLKRTALALGATQEQYFQMLARSSCVSADAGHSINPNYPEYHDPDQHPVMGNGPMLKINANQRYATDAHGQALWLRAAFAAGLSTQEFVSNNAVSCGTTIGPLTATRLGIETVDVGVPLLSMHSARELSSIRDDWELAEILKGYWSVA
- the lipB gene encoding lipoyl(octanoyl) transferase LipB, with amino-acid sequence MDIADFLDQGPMDYMVVDSHQRDLHDRVAAQTAPDTFIVWEAKDTYTAGRRTKPADIPNKEIPVIQMDRGGSVTYHGPGQLVIYPIIKVRAPRDVVAFVRAVERAIIAALDEAWEIDSCQVEGRSGVWICRPGVEDRKICAIGIKFADDATMHGLAFNVSTDLAKFGQIVPCGLDDAGVTSLHELGVTASLEEAAAALLPHLESELGRFANRATAPISRIPTHTK
- a CDS encoding ABC transporter permease; this encodes MTDNRDRMKEAALNEPVMDNLEESGTTTALAQGGKDATSQKTPALKSPEVDTPPKNLSKMALYRRRFMRNNTAVAGLIVFVILALFAIFGQYITPWDYQTPDFLAISQPPSAVHWFGTTGAGNDLFAQVSHGLGRSMIIAVVVSAATMLLSAFIGAGAAFFGGNVEKVILAVIHFMLLVPSFLLIALMVSGSGGNWIVLMVVLTLFGWMYPARVIWSLAISIREREYVSAARYMGVSSPRIIARHLVPNIGSLLIINFTLGIVSTVMSETSLSFLGLGVKLPDVSLGNLLTVGANSIRSATWTFWFPAGALMLLTISVALISDGLRDALDPNSSAGGRA
- a CDS encoding ABC transporter permease, whose product is MVFLATNMTYFLANIFLDPRANYLGRRPPLPESQIIAALEPMNLSPEEPILSRWWTWLTNILFHWDWGQGFYGTGNVNAEISHRMWVSAELVLGATVLSVVIGVAIGVYTASRQYQRADRLWQGISVVAMNTHTVVASLVLVLAAIKINSLAGTQVFFVTGGADDTITGFFPALLNLLQRLTLPTISLVFISYASYHMTQRSLLLDNIEMDYVRTARAKGLTRHAAIRKHALRTSIIPVATSVAFSVPGVFTGAVMTENIYAWHGMGEYLVQTISRNDIHGVVATAAFTAVLTAIGAILSDIFVVALDPRVRVS
- a CDS encoding class I adenylate-forming enzyme family protein; translated protein: MPKHPIFNAAHALDRAAFAHPDRSSLTYGDQTMTVAEAAVATRKLAQLFAQAGVTEGDRVLMAARNSPYHLLAFVACARLGAVFVPVSFRLTQFELQNLVDFCSPRALICEPEIAARGSFTSTGTLLHFVIDDDVSAGPLSPGLQNGYLALSAAMSPFDGSFIADSEPSGHDELGGREYPEGLAAILFTSGSSGTPKAVELTHANLWWGSQNFRSGFEYRSDESVLAAAPLSHIGGFNGTTLDLFSNGGHVVVSRYFHPAEVLRLIEEKRINIMFGVPTMYGALLAQPDIATRDLSSWRLPLVGGSQVPAPLLGSLAALGLRPINVWGMTETSASGSYLPFEHCASHPGSIGRPFSNIEARVVDPGTLTDVAVGVPGELVVRGPSVTHGFWHGDDYTAAAFDKGWLRTGDLCTMDAAGFLSIVGRLSERIMTGGEGVFPSEIEEVLRQYPGISDVVVCGVPDEVWGERVVAAIAVDEGASEPTLVDLQAFAGQVLARYKMPRELAVVKEIPFTSSGKVDRGAVRRQLWQHPDSPDAQSPA